In Acanthopagrus latus isolate v.2019 chromosome 16, fAcaLat1.1, whole genome shotgun sequence, one DNA window encodes the following:
- the dhrs7 gene encoding dehydrogenase/reductase SDR family member 7 isoform X2, with product MTSSLKSCGCRTEENKLKGMVAWVTGASSGIGEELACQLAKCGSRLVLSARREAELKRVKQRCLECSDLQDKDILVLPLDLLERTSHEEKTKAVIQYFGRVDILINNGGRSQRSLCVETSVDVYQALMELNFLGTVSITKQVLPYMMQQGTGSIVTVSSVVGLAGAPLATGYSASKHALQGFFNSLRTELTDFPNILISTVCPGPVQSQIVQNAFTEEVNKPVATAGNQEHKMPTSRCVHLMLVGIANGVKEMWIAQQPFLLFYYVWQYAPTFAWFITNKLGRKRVQNFKAGLDADSAYFTKPKTS from the exons ATGACATCATCCCTGAAGAGTTGCGGCTGCCGCACAGAGG AGAATAAGCTGAAGGGGATGGTGGCTTGGGTCACTGGAGCCTCCAGTGGTATTGGAGAGGAGCTGGCCTGCCAGCTAGCCAAGTGTGGGTCCCGTCTCGTCTTGTCTGCTAGACGTGAGGCTGAGCTGAAGAGGGTGAAGCAGCGGTGTTTAG AGTGCTCTGACCTCCAGGATAAAGACATTCTTGTTCTTCCACTGGATTTGTTGGAGAGGACatcacatgaagaaaaaactaaagCTGTGATCCAATACTTTGGACGT GTTGATATCCTCATTAACAATGGCGGCCGAAGCCAGCGCTCTCTCTGCGTGGAGACCAGCGTTGATGTGTATCAGGCTTTGATGGAGCTCAACTTCCTGGGCACGGTTTCCATCACCAAGCAGGTGCTGCCTTACATGATGCAGCAAGGCACTGGGAGCATTGTGACCGTCAGCAGTGTTGTCGGCCTGGCTGGGGCGCCCCTGGCAACAGGATACTCTGCCAGCAAACATGCTCTCCAG GGTTTCTTTAATTCTCTTCGGACCGAGCTGACTGACTTTCCAAACATACTCATCAGCACAGTGTGTCCAGGGCCTGTGCAATCACAGATAGTCCAGAATGCCTTCACAGAGGAAGTGAACAAg CCTGTGGCCACAGCTGGTAACCAGGAACACAAGATGCCAACAAGTCGCTGTGTGCATTTAATGCTGGTGGGAATTGCCAACGGTGTCAAGGAAATGTGGATCGCGCAGCAGCCCTTCCTCCTGTTTTACTACGTCTGGCAGTACGCGCCCACATTCGCCTGGTTCATCACAAACAAGCTGGGCAGAAAGAGGGTACAGAATTTCAAAGCTGGTCTG gatGCTGACTCGGCATACTTCACCAAGCCCAAGACCTCCTGA
- the dhrs7 gene encoding dehydrogenase/reductase SDR family member 7 isoform X1, whose translation MDCCIVSALWCFMPLYFLIHFLCFIFADADFTLLWGSLLGHKPENKLKGMVAWVTGASSGIGEELACQLAKCGSRLVLSARREAELKRVKQRCLECSDLQDKDILVLPLDLLERTSHEEKTKAVIQYFGRVDILINNGGRSQRSLCVETSVDVYQALMELNFLGTVSITKQVLPYMMQQGTGSIVTVSSVVGLAGAPLATGYSASKHALQGFFNSLRTELTDFPNILISTVCPGPVQSQIVQNAFTEEVNKPVATAGNQEHKMPTSRCVHLMLVGIANGVKEMWIAQQPFLLFYYVWQYAPTFAWFITNKLGRKRVQNFKAGLDADSAYFTKPKTS comes from the exons ATGGACTGCTGTATCGTATCCGCACTGTGGTGTTTTATGCcactttattttcttattcacttcctgtgtttcattttcgCCGACGCAGACTTCACTCTGCTGTGGGGAAGTCTGTTAGGACACAAGCCCG AGAATAAGCTGAAGGGGATGGTGGCTTGGGTCACTGGAGCCTCCAGTGGTATTGGAGAGGAGCTGGCCTGCCAGCTAGCCAAGTGTGGGTCCCGTCTCGTCTTGTCTGCTAGACGTGAGGCTGAGCTGAAGAGGGTGAAGCAGCGGTGTTTAG AGTGCTCTGACCTCCAGGATAAAGACATTCTTGTTCTTCCACTGGATTTGTTGGAGAGGACatcacatgaagaaaaaactaaagCTGTGATCCAATACTTTGGACGT GTTGATATCCTCATTAACAATGGCGGCCGAAGCCAGCGCTCTCTCTGCGTGGAGACCAGCGTTGATGTGTATCAGGCTTTGATGGAGCTCAACTTCCTGGGCACGGTTTCCATCACCAAGCAGGTGCTGCCTTACATGATGCAGCAAGGCACTGGGAGCATTGTGACCGTCAGCAGTGTTGTCGGCCTGGCTGGGGCGCCCCTGGCAACAGGATACTCTGCCAGCAAACATGCTCTCCAG GGTTTCTTTAATTCTCTTCGGACCGAGCTGACTGACTTTCCAAACATACTCATCAGCACAGTGTGTCCAGGGCCTGTGCAATCACAGATAGTCCAGAATGCCTTCACAGAGGAAGTGAACAAg CCTGTGGCCACAGCTGGTAACCAGGAACACAAGATGCCAACAAGTCGCTGTGTGCATTTAATGCTGGTGGGAATTGCCAACGGTGTCAAGGAAATGTGGATCGCGCAGCAGCCCTTCCTCCTGTTTTACTACGTCTGGCAGTACGCGCCCACATTCGCCTGGTTCATCACAAACAAGCTGGGCAGAAAGAGGGTACAGAATTTCAAAGCTGGTCTG gatGCTGACTCGGCATACTTCACCAAGCCCAAGACCTCCTGA